A window of Oncorhynchus keta strain PuntledgeMale-10-30-2019 chromosome 27, Oket_V2, whole genome shotgun sequence contains these coding sequences:
- the LOC118359988 gene encoding cytidine deaminase-like, with protein sequence MTDLRINELRVDEADTEASNHSSEEENEDWIKPLIYQSQGAKEFAYCPYSKFRVGAALLAHDGTVFTGCNVENASYNLGLCAERTTIAKAVSEGYRRFKTIAIASDLEDQFISPCGGCRQFMREFGDQWSVYLSKPDGSYVEMTVGELLPVSFGPEDLKKKTMFTTQNGS encoded by the exons ATGACAGACCTCAGGATCAATGAGCTCAGGGTCGACGAAGCAGACACAGAAGCCAGCAATCACTCGAGTGAAGAAGAGAATGAGGATTGGATTAAACCTCTTATTTACCAGTCCCAGGGGGCCAAAGAGTTTGCCTACTGTCCCTACAGCAAGTTCCGGGTGGGGGCAGCCCTGTTGGCACATGATGGAACCGTTTTCACAG GATGCAATGTAGAAAATGCAAGCTACAACCTTGGTCTCTGTGCAGAGAGAACAACTATTGCAAAAGCTGTTTCCGAGGGATACAGACGTTTCAAGACTATTGCCATTGCCAG TGACCTGGAAGACCAGTTCATCTCACCATGTGGAGGTTGCAGACAGTTCATGCGAGAG TTTGGTGATCAGTGGTCCGTGTACCTATCCAAGCCTGATGGGTCTTATGTGGAAATGACTGTAGGagagctgcttcctgtgtcaTTTGGACCTGAAGACCTGAAGAAAAAGACCATGTTCACTACACAGAATGGGTCATAA